Proteins from a genomic interval of Gammaproteobacteria bacterium:
- a CDS encoding cytochrome c-type biogenesis protein CcmH: MKSLAAVLLVLMAASASAVDTEAPLQTAEQQSLYRKLLEEVRCMVCQNQNLADSDAPLARDMRRELRRMVEGGASESDVKQFLLDRYGDFALYRPRLAPNTLLLWIGPGVIVVLALGAIALVIRRRMKMPIPEED, encoded by the coding sequence ATGAAAAGCCTGGCTGCAGTTCTGCTGGTGCTGATGGCGGCAAGCGCGAGCGCCGTGGATACGGAGGCGCCGCTGCAGACCGCCGAACAGCAGAGCCTCTACCGCAAGCTGCTGGAGGAAGTGCGCTGCATGGTCTGCCAGAACCAGAACCTGGCCGATTCCGACGCGCCGCTGGCCAGGGACATGCGCCGCGAATTGCGCCGCATGGTCGAGGGCGGCGCAAGCGAATCCGATGTCAAGCAGTTCCTGCTCGATCGGTATGGCGACTTCGCCCTCTACCGCCCCCGGCTTGCGCCCAATACGCTGCTCCTCTGGATCGGGCCCGGCGTGATCGTGGTCCTGGCGCTGGGCGCCATTGCGCTGGTCATCCGGCGCCGCATGAAGATGCCGATACCCGAAGAGGACTAG
- the ccmD gene encoding heme exporter protein CcmD, whose translation MSDFLAMGGYAAFVWPCVGLSFAILAGLLLTARRRLRGVHRRIRHLNVAPEEGAWELRA comes from the coding sequence ATGAGCGATTTTCTGGCCATGGGCGGCTACGCTGCGTTCGTCTGGCCCTGTGTGGGGCTGTCGTTTGCGATCCTGGCGGGATTGCTGCTGACCGCCCGACGGCGCCTGCGCGGCGTGCACCGGCGTATCCGGCACCTGAACGTTGCGCCGGAAGAGGGCGCCTGGGAGCTGCGCGCATGA
- a CDS encoding NAD(P)-dependent alcohol dehydrogenase: MKCVQLTASGLENLEVVSAAAPEPGPGEVRVRMQAAAINYRDFMICAGIYGGGKEYPLIPLSDGAGEVESVGSDVTDFQPGDRVMTVFWQDWESQPVRPGVRTRTSGCEAPGALTELGVFPESALLPVPDEMSIETAASLACAGVTAWTALHCGGPVGPDSKVLLLGTGGVSIFALQIAKAFGATAVITSSSDEKLERARELGADETINYRQTPEWGAEAFQRAGGGVDVVVETGGMGTLGQSLQALGLGGSIGVLGALGGVSAELNAMGLIGKCAGIHGITVGARDDHRALSAHLVEHGISAVIDREYSLPEGPEAIGSITRGEHFGKLLVRIS; the protein is encoded by the coding sequence ATGAAGTGCGTGCAGTTGACGGCGTCCGGCCTGGAGAACCTGGAGGTCGTTTCGGCCGCGGCGCCGGAGCCCGGGCCGGGCGAGGTGCGTGTGCGTATGCAGGCAGCGGCGATCAACTACCGGGACTTCATGATCTGCGCCGGCATCTACGGCGGCGGGAAGGAATACCCGCTGATTCCGTTGTCCGACGGGGCAGGGGAGGTCGAATCGGTCGGCTCCGACGTCACGGATTTTCAGCCGGGGGACCGCGTCATGACGGTGTTCTGGCAGGACTGGGAGTCGCAGCCGGTGCGACCCGGCGTTCGTACCCGCACCAGCGGATGCGAGGCGCCGGGGGCGCTCACCGAATTGGGCGTGTTTCCGGAATCGGCATTGCTGCCCGTGCCCGACGAAATGAGCATCGAAACGGCGGCGTCGCTGGCCTGCGCGGGCGTGACCGCCTGGACTGCGCTGCATTGCGGCGGTCCGGTGGGGCCGGACTCGAAGGTTTTGCTGCTGGGCACCGGCGGGGTATCCATCTTTGCACTGCAGATCGCGAAGGCCTTCGGAGCGACCGCGGTCATCACTTCCTCCAGCGACGAGAAGCTGGAGCGCGCCAGGGAATTGGGCGCGGATGAAACGATCAACTACAGGCAGACGCCCGAGTGGGGGGCGGAAGCCTTCCAACGCGCCGGAGGCGGCGTAGACGTGGTGGTGGAGACCGGCGGCATGGGCACGCTGGGGCAATCGCTGCAGGCCCTTGGGTTGGGCGGCTCGATCGGGGTCCTGGGCGCGTTGGGCGGCGTCAGCGCCGAGTTGAACGCGATGGGCCTGATCGGAAAATGCGCCGGAATTCATGGGATTACGGTCGGCGCTCGCGACGACCACCGGGCATTGAGCGCTCACCTGGTCGAGCACGGCATTTCCGCCGTGATCGATCGCGAGTATTCCCTGCCGGAAGGCCCGGAGGCCATCGGGTCGATCACCCGAGGCGAGCATTTCGGCAAGCTGCTTGTGAGAATCAGTTAA
- a CDS encoding dienelactone hydrolase family protein, which produces MCDDRTYRESRKYLNNRNELSRRRFNALSAGAGLAMLLPRAADAQEVTEQDVEVTTPDGVADCYFVHPASGRHPGVLVWPDILGLRPAFRQMGRRLAESGYSVLVVNPFYRSARAPVVPEGATFQDESVRNTVFPLYQQLSAETHITDARAFVDFLDAQAAVDPDRRMGTTGYCMGGPMTMRTAWARSDRIGAGASFHGGGLVTDSPDSPHLLVGEMNAHYLFAVAENDDESDPEAKNVLRETFAAAGLPAEIEVYEGALHGWCPPDSSVYNEAQAERAWSRLLVLFETALA; this is translated from the coding sequence ATGTGCGATGACCGGACATACAGGGAATCCCGCAAGTATCTGAATAACAGGAACGAGCTGAGCCGGCGCAGGTTCAACGCGCTTTCGGCCGGGGCCGGGCTGGCGATGCTGCTGCCACGGGCAGCCGACGCGCAGGAGGTCACCGAGCAGGACGTCGAAGTCACCACGCCCGACGGCGTCGCGGACTGCTATTTCGTACATCCCGCGTCCGGACGCCATCCCGGCGTCCTGGTGTGGCCGGACATCCTGGGCCTGCGCCCGGCGTTCAGGCAGATGGGCCGGCGGCTCGCCGAGTCGGGCTACTCGGTCCTCGTGGTCAATCCCTTCTACCGCTCGGCGCGGGCGCCGGTCGTGCCCGAAGGAGCGACCTTTCAGGACGAGTCGGTCAGGAACACGGTATTTCCGCTCTATCAACAGCTCAGCGCCGAAACCCATATCACCGACGCGCGGGCCTTTGTCGATTTCCTCGACGCCCAGGCGGCCGTCGATCCGGACCGCAGGATGGGCACGACCGGTTACTGCATGGGCGGCCCGATGACGATGCGCACAGCCTGGGCGCGCTCCGACCGTATCGGCGCCGGCGCCTCCTTCCACGGCGGCGGGCTCGTGACCGACAGCCCGGACAGCCCGCACCTGCTCGTTGGCGAAATGAACGCGCACTACCTGTTCGCCGTCGCCGAGAACGACGACGAAAGCGATCCCGAAGCGAAGAACGTGTTGCGCGAAACCTTCGCGGCCGCCGGACTACCCGCTGAGATCGAGGTCTATGAGGGGGCGCTGCACGGCTGGTGCCCGCCGGACTCTTCGGTCTATAACGAAGCGCAGGCCGAACGGGCCTGGAGTCGCCTGCTCGTCCTGTTCGAAACCGCGCTCGCCTGA
- a CDS encoding heme lyase CcmF/NrfE family subunit, which produces MVPEIGQISLALALCLAVALAVFPLAGAHTGNVRWMDVARPCALGMLAFVALAFAMLAVSFFRHDFSVQYVAQHSNLKLPAMYRFAAIWGAHEGSLVLWQLILSSWTAAVALASRTLPQVLRARVLGVLGLVSIGFLLFILLTSNPFLRLFPAAADGADLNPLLQDPAMAIHPPLLYMGYVGMAVPFAFAIAALLSGRLDRRWARWTRPWTTAAWMFLTVGIALGSWWAYYELGWGGWWFWDPVENASFMPWLAGTALIHTLAVTERRGLFGNTTLLLAIAAFGLSLLGTFLVRSGVLVSVHAFASDPARGLFILVFLAVVMGGALLLYALRNAATNPQTGFKLVSRESALLVNTVLLSAATVLVLFGTLYPLALDAMDMGKISVGPPYFNLVFILPMLPLLLVVGAGMHASWKATDTAAWGRKLRVPAAVAVLAGIVLTVAAYGFAGVLTAIGILIAVWVIASALRDPVAWLLRRGPKPSRSSWGMQVAHCGLGVTTLGIVVVSAWGVETDRRLALGESLQVSGYEFQLDRIEDVQGPNYRAAQGVVNVSRDGRPVTTLYPQKRVYEVQQSPMTEAGIDAGWRHDLFVALGEPLGEEAWSVRVQVKPLVRFIWLGALIMGLGGLLAISDRRYRVAAPKEDES; this is translated from the coding sequence ATGGTTCCTGAAATCGGCCAGATCAGCCTGGCGCTTGCTTTGTGTCTGGCGGTCGCGCTGGCGGTGTTCCCGCTGGCGGGGGCGCATACGGGCAACGTCCGCTGGATGGACGTGGCCCGGCCCTGCGCCCTGGGGATGCTCGCGTTTGTCGCGCTGGCGTTCGCCATGCTGGCGGTGAGCTTCTTCCGCCATGACTTCAGCGTCCAGTACGTGGCCCAGCACTCGAACCTGAAGCTGCCGGCCATGTACCGTTTCGCGGCCATCTGGGGCGCGCACGAAGGTTCGCTGGTTCTCTGGCAACTTATTCTGAGCAGTTGGACGGCGGCCGTGGCGCTGGCCAGCCGCACGCTCCCGCAGGTGCTCAGGGCTCGGGTCCTCGGCGTGCTGGGGCTGGTGAGCATCGGCTTTTTGCTGTTCATCCTGCTCACCTCCAACCCTTTCCTGCGGCTCTTTCCGGCGGCAGCGGACGGCGCCGACCTCAACCCGCTGCTGCAGGACCCGGCCATGGCGATTCACCCGCCATTGCTCTACATGGGCTACGTGGGGATGGCCGTGCCCTTCGCCTTCGCGATCGCGGCACTGCTGAGCGGGCGATTGGACCGGCGCTGGGCGCGCTGGACCCGCCCGTGGACCACCGCGGCCTGGATGTTCCTGACGGTGGGGATCGCACTGGGGAGCTGGTGGGCCTACTACGAGCTGGGCTGGGGCGGATGGTGGTTCTGGGACCCGGTGGAGAACGCCTCGTTCATGCCCTGGCTGGCGGGCACCGCGCTGATCCACACGCTGGCCGTCACGGAGCGCCGCGGGCTTTTCGGCAACACGACGCTGCTGCTGGCGATCGCCGCCTTCGGTTTGAGCCTGCTGGGCACGTTCCTGGTCCGCTCCGGCGTGCTCGTTTCGGTGCATGCCTTCGCCAGCGACCCGGCGCGCGGGCTGTTCATCCTGGTGTTCCTGGCGGTCGTGATGGGTGGCGCGCTGCTGCTGTACGCGCTCCGTAACGCGGCCACCAACCCCCAGACGGGATTCAAGCTGGTGTCGCGGGAGTCCGCGCTGCTGGTCAACACGGTGCTGCTGAGCGCCGCCACGGTGCTGGTGCTGTTCGGCACGCTCTACCCGCTGGCGCTGGACGCAATGGACATGGGCAAGATCTCGGTGGGCCCGCCGTATTTCAACCTGGTTTTCATCCTTCCCATGCTGCCGCTGCTGCTGGTCGTGGGCGCCGGCATGCACGCTTCCTGGAAGGCGACCGATACGGCTGCCTGGGGACGCAAGCTCAGGGTGCCTGCCGCGGTAGCTGTTCTCGCGGGAATCGTACTGACCGTCGCTGCATACGGCTTCGCGGGAGTCTTGACCGCCATCGGAATCCTGATCGCCGTATGGGTGATTGCCTCGGCTCTTCGCGATCCCGTGGCCTGGCTGCTCAGGCGCGGCCCGAAACCGAGTCGTTCGTCCTGGGGCATGCAGGTAGCGCACTGCGGACTGGGTGTAACCACGCTGGGCATCGTCGTGGTTTCCGCCTGGGGTGTGGAAACCGACCGCAGGCTGGCGCTCGGCGAAAGCCTTCAAGTGTCCGGATACGAATTCCAGCTCGATCGCATTGAGGACGTCCAGGGTCCGAATTACCGGGCCGCGCAGGGTGTTGTCAATGTTTCGCGCGACGGCCGGCCGGTGACCACGCTGTATCCGCAAAAGCGGGTGTACGAAGTGCAGCAGAGCCCGATGACCGAGGCCGGAATCGATGCCGGCTGGCGCCACGACCTGTTCGTCGCGCTGGGCGAACCGCTGGGGGAGGAAGCCTGGAGCGTGCGGGTGCAGGTCAAGCCGCTGGTGCGGTTCATCTGGCTGGGCGCGCTGATCATGGGCCTGGGCGGACTGCTGGCGATATCGGACCGCCGCTACCGGGTGGCTGCGCCGAAAGAGGATGAATCATGA
- the ccmB gene encoding heme exporter protein CcmB has product MVAGRAGCQPGCEGQGVVAARARLASRRWWLCGVGGASSGLGFPGPGRAIASWGRQMSIWLTVLQHEFLIYFKKWIHIIINVAFFLISTSLFSIVAGLEPELLAQWGAGVIWVVAFLSMLLAMPLLFQPDRDDGTLDLMLLSTVDPAWLALAKAVANWCVFGLPLVVLSPLLAASYGMEGTALLVLPATLALGTPALILLATVAAALTAGLRRGVGLLALLVLPLALPVLLFGVRGTELAVDGLPASAPLMMLGAFLLVAVGLLPWAAGAALRATVN; this is encoded by the coding sequence ATGGTTGCTGGACGAGCCGGATGCCAACCTGGATGCGAAGGGCAGGGAGTGGTTGCAGCACGAGCTCGGCTCGCATCTCGGCGGTGGTGGTTGTGCGGTGTTGGCGGGGCATCGTCTGGATTGGGATTTCCCGGGCCCGGTCGCGCAATTGCTTCTTGGGGTCGGCAGATGAGCATCTGGCTGACTGTTCTGCAGCATGAATTCTTGATCTACTTCAAGAAATGGATACATATCATTATTAATGTTGCATTTTTCCTTATCTCCACTTCCCTTTTTTCAATCGTCGCGGGACTGGAGCCGGAGCTGCTTGCGCAGTGGGGCGCGGGTGTGATCTGGGTGGTGGCCTTTCTCTCGATGCTACTGGCCATGCCGTTGTTGTTTCAGCCGGACCGGGACGACGGGACACTGGACCTGATGCTCCTGAGTACGGTCGATCCGGCCTGGCTGGCGTTGGCCAAGGCCGTCGCCAACTGGTGCGTGTTCGGGCTGCCGCTTGTGGTTCTGTCGCCGCTGCTGGCGGCCAGCTACGGAATGGAAGGAACGGCGCTGCTGGTCCTCCCGGCGACGCTGGCGCTGGGGACGCCGGCGCTGATCCTGCTGGCGACCGTGGCTGCCGCCCTGACGGCGGGACTGCGCCGCGGCGTGGGTTTGCTGGCGCTGCTGGTCCTGCCGCTGGCATTGCCGGTCTTGCTGTTCGGCGTGCGCGGGACGGAGCTGGCGGTTGACGGTCTGCCGGCAAGCGCGCCGCTGATGATGCTCGGAGCGTTCCTGCTGGTGGCCGTGGGTCTTTTACCGTGGGCCGCGGGCGCTGCTCTGCGCGCCACTGTAAATTAA
- a CDS encoding methyltransferase domain-containing protein, which translates to MQKPTLKDVYRPTHDEGARHAFVGALKGYLNGPLEARLAGHYEENLKHAYVEARGREPENRTEGTEAFREDHLYQLWGSSVYTSQNLMWETVGETCDRLLPEFEARRQTLATQGPQGRLELDEGFVPPDPIRRVEIHRQPGGYFGQADDTSLRLGMDYMGTGELYRAAKGLSEGDEVGDPGMGKFLLGALGRRFPDVDPGSVLDMGCGVGVHTIAYKQAFPTADVWGVDLSAPFLRFAHVWAEDKGLAINYRQACASETGFADGRFDLIVSHIMFHETWHDVLSGIMAEAHRLLAPGGIFLNADVPYQPQRLTMTKQVTNHWQVVNNGEPFWTGFADTDVRQAVIDGGFDPRHVFAEYDPLGSGHYFIFGGVKA; encoded by the coding sequence ATGCAGAAACCGACACTGAAGGACGTTTACCGCCCCACCCATGACGAGGGGGCCAGGCACGCATTCGTAGGCGCATTGAAAGGTTACCTGAACGGCCCGCTGGAAGCGCGCCTTGCGGGTCACTACGAGGAAAACCTCAAACACGCATATGTCGAGGCACGCGGGCGCGAACCGGAGAACCGCACCGAGGGTACCGAAGCGTTTCGCGAGGACCACCTGTACCAGCTTTGGGGCAGCTCGGTGTACACGTCCCAGAATTTGATGTGGGAGACGGTGGGCGAAACCTGCGATCGGCTGTTGCCGGAATTTGAGGCGCGGCGGCAGACACTGGCGACACAGGGACCGCAAGGCCGTCTCGAACTGGACGAAGGTTTCGTTCCCCCGGATCCCATCCGTCGCGTGGAGATTCATCGCCAGCCGGGCGGCTATTTCGGGCAAGCGGACGATACCAGCCTGCGCCTGGGCATGGATTACATGGGCACGGGCGAACTCTATCGCGCCGCCAAGGGCCTGTCGGAAGGCGACGAGGTCGGCGACCCGGGGATGGGCAAATTCCTCCTTGGCGCGCTAGGGCGCCGGTTTCCCGATGTCGATCCCGGTTCCGTGCTCGACATGGGTTGCGGCGTCGGCGTCCACACGATTGCCTACAAGCAGGCTTTTCCGACTGCGGACGTGTGGGGCGTGGATCTGTCCGCGCCTTTTCTGCGGTTCGCGCACGTCTGGGCCGAAGACAAGGGACTGGCGATCAACTACAGGCAGGCCTGCGCAAGCGAGACCGGTTTCGCCGACGGCCGGTTCGACCTGATCGTCTCGCACATCATGTTCCACGAAACCTGGCACGATGTGCTGTCCGGCATCATGGCCGAGGCCCATCGCCTGCTGGCGCCCGGCGGGATCTTCCTGAATGCCGATGTGCCCTATCAGCCCCAACGTTTGACGATGACCAAGCAGGTCACCAACCACTGGCAGGTCGTCAACAACGGCGAACCGTTCTGGACCGGCTTTGCCGATACCGATGTCCGCCAGGCCGTGATCGACGGCGGCTTCGACCCGCGGCATGTCTTTGCCGAATACGACCCGCTGGGTTCGGGCCATTACTTCATATTCGGCGGGGTCAAGGCGTGA
- a CDS encoding DsbE family thiol:disulfide interchange protein gives MSGRRRIRWILLLPCAVLLVMVYFFGVSLGRDPSLVPSPLVGRPAPEFALPELLEPNATFSLQDVEEGPWMLNVWASWCSGCIVEHEFLMALGRVGAPLYGLNWKDGHEDAMEWLQLRGNPYRAIAVDADGRAGIDWGVYGAPETFLIDADGIVRYRHVGPLDGAVFADVFLPVLEGQSQ, from the coding sequence ATGAGCGGCCGCCGGCGCATCCGCTGGATCCTGCTGCTGCCGTGTGCGGTGCTGTTGGTGATGGTGTATTTCTTTGGCGTCAGCCTGGGCCGCGATCCCAGCCTGGTGCCGTCGCCCCTTGTCGGCCGCCCGGCCCCCGAATTCGCGCTGCCGGAGCTTCTGGAGCCCAACGCCACGTTTTCCCTGCAGGACGTCGAGGAGGGGCCGTGGATGCTCAACGTCTGGGCAAGTTGGTGCTCGGGCTGCATCGTCGAGCACGAGTTCCTGATGGCGCTGGGCCGCGTCGGCGCGCCGCTCTACGGTCTCAACTGGAAGGACGGTCACGAGGACGCGATGGAGTGGCTGCAACTCAGGGGCAATCCCTACCGGGCCATCGCCGTCGATGCCGACGGGCGCGCCGGAATCGACTGGGGCGTCTACGGAGCCCCGGAGACCTTCCTGATCGACGCCGACGGCATCGTGCGGTACCGGCATGTGGGCCCGCTGGACGGCGCCGTATTCGCGGACGTGTTCCTGCCGGTCCTTGAGGGTCAATCGCAATGA
- the ccmE gene encoding cytochrome c maturation protein CcmE, producing the protein MTPRRRRMVAMTGGLVCLVAATALVLTAFEQNMLYFYTPTQIAAGEAPEGRRLRVGGLVEQGSVRRTPGSLEVRFDVTDLDRTITVAYAGVLPDLFREGQGVVAHGWVSADGLFEADEVLARHDENYMPPEVAEMLEERGHPPDASLR; encoded by the coding sequence ATGACGCCGCGCCGGCGCCGGATGGTCGCGATGACCGGCGGGCTTGTCTGCCTGGTGGCGGCGACGGCGCTGGTGCTGACCGCCTTCGAGCAGAACATGCTGTATTTCTACACGCCCACGCAGATTGCCGCGGGCGAGGCGCCGGAAGGGCGGCGCCTGCGGGTCGGCGGGCTGGTCGAACAGGGCAGCGTGCGGCGCACGCCCGGTTCGCTGGAAGTGCGTTTCGACGTGACCGACCTGGATCGCACGATTACCGTGGCCTACGCCGGCGTCCTGCCGGACCTGTTCCGTGAGGGGCAGGGCGTCGTCGCCCACGGCTGGGTTAGCGCGGACGGGCTGTTCGAGGCCGACGAGGTCCTGGCCCGCCACGACGAGAACTACATGCCGCCGGAAGTCGCGGAAATGCTGGAAGAACGGGGCCACCCCCCGGATGCTTCCCTCCGCTGA
- a CDS encoding heme ABC transporter permease, producing the protein MRLPNWLHKLASPPHFYRIAGRIEPWMLWSGLAAIAVGAFGGLLLAPPDYQQGDAYRIIYFHVPAAYLAMQLYALMAIGSAIGLVWRMKLAYAISAATAPVGLAFTGLALATGMLWGKPMWGAYWSWGDARLTSVLVMFFLYLGYMLLHASLEERSTADRAAGILAVVGVVNLPIIKFSVEWWSSLHQGPTISRLAAPAITWDMLWPLLVMIVGAVLFSLAVTLTRARAEVLLRERGARWVRDVVAVGA; encoded by the coding sequence ATGCGACTTCCCAATTGGCTGCACAAGCTGGCTTCGCCGCCCCATTTCTACCGGATCGCGGGGCGTATCGAGCCCTGGATGCTTTGGTCCGGCCTTGCGGCCATCGCGGTCGGAGCTTTCGGCGGCTTGCTTCTCGCGCCGCCGGACTACCAGCAGGGCGATGCCTACCGCATCATCTATTTCCACGTGCCGGCCGCCTACCTCGCGATGCAGCTCTATGCGCTGATGGCCATCGGCTCGGCGATCGGGCTGGTGTGGCGGATGAAGCTCGCCTACGCCATCTCGGCGGCCACGGCGCCGGTGGGCCTGGCATTTACCGGTCTGGCGCTGGCCACCGGCATGCTCTGGGGCAAGCCCATGTGGGGCGCTTACTGGAGCTGGGGCGACGCCCGGCTGACCTCGGTGCTGGTGATGTTCTTCCTCTACCTGGGCTACATGCTGCTGCACGCCTCGCTGGAAGAGCGTTCGACCGCCGACCGCGCGGCCGGCATTCTCGCGGTGGTGGGCGTTGTGAACCTGCCGATCATCAAGTTCTCGGTGGAATGGTGGAGCAGCCTGCACCAGGGGCCGACCATTTCTCGCCTGGCGGCGCCGGCGATCACCTGGGATATGCTTTGGCCCCTGCTGGTCATGATAGTGGGAGCGGTGCTGTTTTCCCTTGCGGTCACGCTGACCCGGGCACGGGCGGAAGTGCTGCTGCGCGAGCGCGGCGCCCGCTGGGTGCGCGACGTGGTGGCGGTGGGCGCATGA
- the ccmA gene encoding heme ABC exporter ATP-binding protein CcmA encodes MLAAQGLTLWRGERRLFHELSFSLAPGALLLLKGPNGSGKTSLLRALAGLLPLESGTVELNGVGFRSDPVRYLRSLGWLGHKDGVKPELSVRRNLAFTLRLAGSSGREDELLEKAGLSGLEERTASQLSYGQRRRLALAGLIGAGPPLWLLDEPDANLDAKGREWLQHELGSHLGGGGCAVLAGHRLDWDFPGPVAQLLLGVGR; translated from the coding sequence ATGCTTGCGGCGCAGGGGCTGACTCTCTGGCGCGGGGAACGGCGCCTTTTCCACGAACTGTCCTTCAGTCTCGCGCCTGGTGCGCTATTGCTGCTGAAGGGACCGAACGGTTCGGGCAAGACCTCGTTGTTGCGCGCCCTGGCGGGCCTGCTGCCGCTGGAATCGGGGACCGTCGAGCTGAACGGCGTCGGGTTCAGGAGCGATCCTGTGCGCTATCTGCGCAGCCTGGGGTGGCTGGGCCACAAGGACGGAGTCAAGCCGGAATTGAGCGTGCGCCGCAACCTGGCCTTTACGCTGCGGCTTGCGGGATCGTCGGGGCGGGAGGACGAACTGCTTGAGAAGGCGGGCCTGAGCGGTCTGGAGGAGCGGACTGCCTCGCAACTGTCGTATGGCCAGCGCCGGCGGTTGGCGCTGGCCGGTCTGATCGGTGCCGGGCCGCCACTATGGTTGCTGGACGAGCCGGATGCCAACCTGGATGCGAAGGGCAGGGAGTGGTTGCAGCACGAGCTCGGCTCGCATCTCGGCGGTGGTGGTTGTGCGGTGTTGGCGGGGCATCGTCTGGATTGGGATTTCCCGGGCCCGGTCGCGCAATTGCTTCTTGGGGTCGGCAGATGA
- a CDS encoding DUF4166 domain-containing protein — MKNQRLRLLVIGGYGTFGGRLAELLCREKRISLVIAGRSKSAALSFCHALPPGASREALTVDRDGDVARRIEKVNPDIVVDASGPFQSYGKDPYRVVKAALATRTHYLDLADSPDFLRGTRQFDATAKEKELVVLSGVSSFPVLSAAMVRDLATDFRCIDSITGGIAPSPYAGVGYNVIRAIAGYAGTGIPVRRRGSEQTARALRETRRFTIAPPGEIPLFPRTFSLVDVPDLQLLADEWPEVKDVWMGAAPEPAILHCLLRWFAGLVRLGLLPSLTPLARLIHSTANNVRWGEHRGGMFVEVRGRDAEGADISRSVHLLAEGHHGLYIPSMAVEAIVRNWLDGRTPGAGARPATAALELSDYGRVFAERPISIGIRNGAGAGEPCLHARILGTAWQSLPAVLRAVHGAGPKLTVSGQSSITRGRGVLARILAWIMRFPAAGENVPVSVTFERHGYFDKWTRDFGGQVFASTFSAGSGRFEHLLCERFGPLTFAMALVPDDDRLNLVMRGWSFLGLPLPRSLMPSGDSYEYAKDNRFCFDVEIRLPLAGFVIRYRGYLRFARAPLSGRAGGDRGPGGAASSAAGPSR; from the coding sequence TTGAAAAACCAACGCCTCCGCCTGCTCGTCATCGGGGGTTACGGCACATTCGGCGGCCGGCTGGCCGAATTGCTTTGCCGGGAAAAGCGCATTTCTCTTGTAATCGCCGGCCGCTCAAAGTCCGCCGCGCTGTCTTTCTGTCATGCGCTTCCTCCGGGGGCCTCTCGTGAAGCACTGACAGTGGATCGTGATGGGGACGTGGCCCGGCGGATCGAGAAAGTCAATCCGGACATTGTTGTTGACGCGTCCGGACCGTTCCAGTCTTACGGGAAGGACCCCTATCGCGTGGTCAAGGCCGCGCTGGCCACGCGCACGCATTACCTGGATCTCGCCGACAGTCCCGATTTCCTCCGGGGCACTCGGCAATTTGATGCGACAGCCAAGGAGAAAGAATTGGTGGTCTTGTCCGGAGTCAGCAGTTTTCCCGTGCTTTCGGCCGCCATGGTTCGCGATCTCGCAACCGATTTCCGGTGCATTGATTCGATAACGGGCGGGATCGCGCCTTCTCCGTATGCCGGCGTCGGATACAACGTGATCCGTGCCATTGCGGGTTACGCGGGCACGGGAATCCCGGTGCGGCGGCGAGGAAGCGAGCAAACCGCCCGCGCCTTGCGGGAAACGAGAAGGTTCACGATTGCGCCGCCGGGCGAAATTCCGCTGTTTCCCCGCACGTTTTCGCTGGTCGACGTGCCGGACCTGCAGTTGCTGGCCGATGAATGGCCGGAGGTGAAGGATGTCTGGATGGGCGCCGCCCCGGAGCCCGCGATCCTGCACTGCCTGCTGCGATGGTTTGCCGGGCTGGTAAGGCTGGGACTGCTCCCTTCGCTGACGCCGCTCGCGCGGCTTATTCACTCGACGGCCAACAACGTACGCTGGGGCGAGCATCGAGGCGGCATGTTCGTGGAAGTGAGAGGCAGGGATGCGGAGGGAGCCGACATCAGCCGATCGGTGCACCTCCTGGCGGAAGGCCATCACGGCCTCTACATTCCGTCGATGGCGGTGGAGGCGATTGTCCGCAACTGGCTGGACGGACGGACGCCCGGGGCCGGCGCCCGGCCCGCGACCGCGGCGCTGGAATTATCCGACTACGGGCGCGTGTTCGCGGAACGGCCCATCTCCATCGGCATACGAAACGGCGCAGGAGCCGGCGAGCCATGCCTGCATGCGCGGATTTTGGGCACGGCCTGGCAATCGCTTCCCGCCGTTCTCAGGGCCGTGCATGGCGCCGGGCCGAAGCTGACGGTCAGCGGACAGTCGTCGATCACGCGGGGCAGGGGAGTGCTGGCGCGGATATTGGCCTGGATCATGCGGTTTCCCGCGGCCGGCGAGAACGTGCCCGTATCGGTGACTTTCGAGCGCCATGGGTATTTCGACAAGTGGACGCGCGACTTTGGAGGCCAGGTCTTCGCCAGCACGTTCAGTGCGGGATCCGGCCGCTTCGAGCACCTGCTGTGCGAGCGGTTCGGTCCTTTGACGTTCGCAATGGCCCTGGTTCCGGACGACGACCGCCTGAACCTGGTTATGCGGGGATGGAGTTTTCTCGGATTGCCGCTACCGCGCAGCTTGATGCCGAGCGGTGATTCTTACGAATACGCGAAGGACAATCGATTCTGTTTCGACGTGGAGATCCGCCTGCCGCTGGCGGGATTTGTCATCCGTTACCGGGGCTACCTCAGGTTTGCGCGGGCGCCACTCTCCGGGCGGGCAGGCGGAGATCGCGGACCAGGCGGAGCTGCTTCATCAGCAGCAGGCCCATCCAGGTGA